GGCATCGATGCCGAACGCGACGTCGAATGGCGCCAGTTTCCCGGCGAGCTCCTGCGCGCCGCGGTCGAGAAGGGCGAGGCGCATGCGCTTGCCGATGCCGATCCGAAGACCTTCGCCTGGTTGAAGGACGGCAAGTTCACCGAGATCTCGTCCAACCTCCACGGCGAATTCGCCGAGCGCACATGCTGCATTCTCGGCATTCGCGGCAGCCTGATCCGTTCGGACCGCGCGGTCGCCCGCGCACTGACCGCCGCGACCATCGAGGCGCAGGACTATCTCGTCCATCATCCCGAGATTTCCGCGCGCATCTTCTCGCGCTTCGCCCCGCCCAACTCGCCGATCGAGGATCTCACCGCCCTGGTGCGCTACCACACCCATGGCAACCATCCGATCGGCAACGACCTGAAGGCGCAGCTCCGGCTCTATGCCGACGAGCTGAAGGCGGTCGCCGTGTTCAAGCCGAACACCGACTCGGCTCGCTTCGCCGACCGCGTCTATGCCGACGTGCTGAGCTGACGTCATGACGGCCATCAACACCGCAGCCATCGACGCAGCCGCCGGCCGGCCCGCGCGCGCCGGCGCGCCACCCCGGCTCTGGGCGACCGGCCTTGCCGCGAGCACGGTCTGGCTCGCCCTCGCCGGCCTCACCTACGGACTGCCCGATACCGGCGACTGGTCGCGCACCACGCTGGTCGCCGGCGCCTTCGCGCTGATGGGGCTCGGCCTCGCCGCGGCGGTGCTCGCCACCGCCGCGACCGGCCGCACCGCCGCCCGGCTCGCCCATCTCGGCCCGTGGCTCGTCGTCTTCCCGCTCTTCCTCGCGACCTGGGAACTGCTGGCGGCGAAGAGCGAGGTCCTGCCGCAGCCCTTCTTCCCGCCGCCCCAGGCGCTGGTCGAGGTCTTCACCGACGACTATGCCAAGCTCGGCCTCAGCCTCGTCCATTCGCTGCGCCTGCATGCCACCGGCTACGTTCTCGGCGCGCTTGCCGGCTTCGTTCTCGGCGTCTCGATCGGCTGGTCGCAGCGCATCGGCTATTGGGTCCACCCGGTCCTGCGCTTCGTCGGGCCGCTGCCCGCGACCGCCTGGCTGCCGATCGCCTTCTTCGCGTTTCCCTCGAGTTGGAGCGCCAGCGTTTTCCTGGTCGCGCTGGCGACCGCCTTTCCGACCACGATCCTGACCTGGTCCGGCGTCGCCGCGGTGCCGAGCGCCTACTACGACGTCGCCCGCACGCTCGGTGCCGGCAGGCGCTTCCTGATCTTCAAGGTCGCCATTCCTGCCGCCATGCCGCATGTCTTCGTCGGCCTGTTCATGGGCCTCGGTGCATCCTTCGCCGTGCTCGTCGTCGCGGAGATGCTGGGCGTCAAGGCCGGCCTCGGCTGGTACCTGCAATGGGCCCAGGGCTGGGCCGCCTATGCCAACATGTACGCTGCGCTCCTGGTCATGACGCTCGTCTGCTCGACGCTGATCACGCTGCTGTTCCGGCTGCGCGACCGCCTGCTCGGCTGGCAGAAGGGCATCGTCAAATGGTGAGCGCCGCCGCGATCCGGACCGAGGCGCCGCCGACCGGCGCCCGCCTCGGCATCCATGACGTCTCGCACCGCTTCGCCCTCGAAGGGCAGCCGCTGCCGGTGCTCGACCGCGTCGACCTTGCCGTCGCGCCGGGCGAATTCGTCGCCCTGCTCGGCCCATCCGGCTGCGGCAAGTCGACCCTGCTGCGCCTCGTGGCCGGGCTCGAACCGCCGACATCGGGACGGCTCGTCAGCGACGGCGTCCCGATCGACCGGCCCGATCCGTCGCGGGTCGTCGTGTTCCAGGATCCGACGCTGTTCCCCTGGCGGACGGTGTTCGACAATGTCGCGCTCGGCCTCGAGGCGCAGGGCCTGATCCGCAGCCAACGTCATCGCGTCGACGAGGCCTTGCGGCTCGTCGGGCTCGCCGCCTTCGCCAAGGCCTATCCGCACCAGCTGTCGGGCGGCATGGCCCAGCGCGTCGCGCTGGCGCGCGCGCTCGTCAACGAGCCGAGCCTGCTCATTCTCGACGAGCCGCTCGGCAAGCTCGACAGCCTCACCCGCCTCGCCATGCAGTCGGAGATCGTCGCCCTGTGGCAGCGGGCCGGCTTCACCGCCCTGCTGGTCACGCACGATGTCGAGGAAGCGCTGTTCATGGCGACACGGGTGGTGGTGCTGTCCGATCGGCCCGCCCGCATCAAGGCCGAGATAACGGTCGACCGGCCCTATCCGCGCCATCGCGGCGATCCGCATCTCGCCAAGCTGCGCCACGAGGTGCTCGGCCTGCTCGGCCTCGATGCGACCTGGTGAACATCAAACCATCCCGAAAGCCGAGGAGACGTCCATGACCGATCTCAACGACTATCTCGCCGAGAAGCGTGGCGCGGTGCTCGCCTGCAAGGCACGCATCGACAAGGGCGAGCTCGGCCCCCAGCCGCTCGCGGCAAGGGTGAGCGCCGAGGGCCGCAGCGGCATCCGCCGCATCCGCATCCGCGATTTCCAGGTCGTCACCGACAGCCCGCCCGATTTCGCCGGCTACAATCTCGGGCCGAGCTCGCCCGAGCTGCAGCTCGGCGTGCTCGGCAGTTGCCTCACCCACAGCTACCTGATCCAGGCGGCACTGCAGAAGGTTCCGATCGAATCGCTCGACGTGGAGGTCAGCGGCACGATCGACGCCCGCGCTTCCCACCCTGACCATCCGCACCTGCCGGTCCACCCGCACGACATCGCCTATGTCGTGCACATCGTCTCGCCGGCGAGCGCCAAGGCCATCGCCGAGCTCGAAGAGGCGGTGGAACGGTTCTGTCCGATCCTCAATTTGCTGCGCAAGCCGCAGGCGATCTCCGGCAGCGTCAACCTCGTCAAGCCGCGCGCCGAGAAGGCGAAGCCGGCGGAAGACGCCGCGGCCGCCGGCCGGCGTGCCAGGGCGGCCTGACCCGCCCCGCCATGGACGGCCGCGTCGATCACTCAAGCGAGCCGCGGGCGATGGCCCGGGCCATCGCCCGGGATTTTGCTCGGACCGCCGCCGCACACGATGCGGCGGCCAGCTTTCCCGTCGCCAATATCGAAGCGCTCAGGCGCGCCGGCCTTGCCGGCCTCGTCACCGCTCGCGCCCATGGCGGCGGCGAGGCCGGTCTTGCCGAGGCCGTCGCCGTGGTCGCCGCCATCGCCGAGGGCGAGCCGTCGACCGCCCTGGTGCTCGCGCAGCAATATCACTTCCACGCCCAGCTTCGGCAGAACCCGCGCTGGCCGGAGGCGATGCGCGCCCGCGTCGCCCGTTCGGCGGTCACGGACGGCGCCTTCGCCAACAATCTCAGGGTCGAGCCGGCGCTGGGCACGCCCATGCGCGGCGGCCTGCCGGCGACCATCGCCCGCAGGGTGGCCGGCGGCTGGTCGATTTCCGGCCACAAGATCTTCTCGACCGGCGTTCCGATCCTGGCCTGGAACGCCGTCTGGGCGAAAACCGACGAGGCGGAGCCGCGCGTCGGCACCTTCCTGGTGCCGCGCGGCACGCCCGGCCTCTCGATCGTCGAGACCTGGGATCATCTGGGCATGCGGGCCAGCGGCAGCCACGACGTCGTGCTTGAAGACGTCGTCATCCCCGCGGACCACGCCGTCGACATCAGACGTCCGGTCGAGTGGGGAGTGCCGGACGCGGCGGCGGCCGCCTGGCCCGTCCTGCTCTTCGCGGCGGTCTATGACGGCGTCGCCCGCGCCGCCCGCAACTGGCTCATCGGCTTCCTGAAGAACCGGACGCCGGCCAATCTCGGCGCGCCCCTGTCGAGCCTGCCGCGCATGCAGGAGGCGGTCGGCGAGATCGACGCGCTGCTCTTCGCCAATACCATGCTGCTCCGCCTTGCCGAGCAGGTCGACGGCGGCGCCGCACCGACGGTCCACGAAAGCTATCTTGCCAAGCACGTCATCAACGCCAATGCCATCGCGGCCGTCGAAAAGGCAGTGGCGCTGTCCGGCAATCCCGGCCTCAGCCGCAGCAATCCGCTCGAGCGGCATCTGCGCGACGTGCTGTGCGCCCGTGTCCACTCGCCGCAGAGCGACACCATCCTCGTGGGCGCGGGGCGCGCCGCGCTCGGCCTGCATGGCTGACGCAGCGCTGGCGAGGCCGGCGAATGGCAGCCGTCAGCCGGGACCGGTCTTGCCCTCACGGTCCAGCGCCCGGGCCTGCCATCCGTTCAAGAGCACGACCAGCGTGCCGCGCCGCAAGCCATAGATCGGCGGCACTTCGGCGGCCGTAGCGCCGCTCAGCGCGCCGTGGACATCGTAGCGGACCTGTTCGAACGGTCCGCCGATCCGGCCCGGCAAGTGCCCTGTCTCGACGCGGAAACCGCTCACGTCCCGCCAGGATTGTCGGATGCGCCTGATGATATGGACGATCTCGAAACCGTCCGCGTCGAGCGTCAGCCTGCCCGCTCCGGGAACCAGGAACAGCAGCGCCGCTCTGATCGCCAGCGCGCCAAAGAAGGCGATCGAGATCCAGGCGCCGATTACCCCCGACGTCCCGGCCATATAGCCGCGGACCCGGGCGTAGTCGGACAGCAGCAGCCATACGAAGAATGCGACGAAGCCGGCGCCGGTGACGAGGCCGCCGAGCTTGCGCTGCCACGTCACATGCAGCGTGACCGGCCCTGGAAACTGCGTGAGAATATCGTCGACCTGACGCATGGGATCGGCTCTCGGCCTGGCAAGCATTCGGCATGGGGGCTGCAAGTCTAGTCGGATGGAGCCCTCTCGCCACCGGTCAATTCTGGGCCCGGACGAAGGCGCCGGTGGCGGCCGCGGCATGACCCGCAGGCGCGGCCGGCAGCTTCAGAGCCCTTCCCGCAGGAAAGCGCGCACCCAGCCAAGGGCGACGCGGCCACCGTGCGGTTGATGCGGCACGGGTCGGCCGCCGCGGCGGTCGAGGCTGACGAAGCGCAGATCGCGCCGGGCGATCGACCGATCGAAACCTGTGGTGGCCCTGGTCTCGGCCGATGCGGAGCTGCGTTCGGACGAATGATCGAAAGCAATCATGACCGCCCCTCCGGGACTTGAGCCGCCCTGCGCAGCTCCGTGTCCCCATGAGTGGCATGAAAACCGGCGGCGGTTCATGCGCCAGCGCACACGGCGAATGACCGGTCCGGCTCAGCTCACATCGGCAGGATCGTCGTGTTCCTTGGCGCCGCGGATCTCGGGCGCGAGCTGGAAGAAGATCCAGGCTGACGCGCAGGTGATGAGGCCGATGCACAGGAAGGTCGCCTGGAAGGCCGGCAGGGTGCCTGCTAGGCCGGAACTGCCGAACATGCCGACAAAGGTCGCGAGCAGCGCGCCGGCCACCGTGACGCCGAGGCTCATGGCCAGGATCTGCACCATCGAGAACAGGCTGTTGCCGCTGCCGGCGCCATCGCTGTCGAGATCGCGCAGGGTGATCGTGTTCATGGCGGTGAACTGCAGCGAGTTGAGCATGCCGAACACGCCGAGCTGAATCAGCCTGATCCAGAGCGGCTGCCCGGGCGTGACCAGGGCGAAGCTCATCATCATGACGCCGAGCAGCAGGGTATTGCCGACCAGCACGCGCCGATAGCCCTGGGAGCGAATGAGTGGCGGCGTGATGCGCTTGGCGAACATGCCGGCCGCGGCCACCGGCAGCATCATCATGCCGGCATCC
This portion of the bacterium YEK0313 genome encodes:
- the ssuB_4 gene encoding Aliphatic sulfonates import ATP-binding protein SsuB, encoding MVSAAAIRTEAPPTGARLGIHDVSHRFALEGQPLPVLDRVDLAVAPGEFVALLGPSGCGKSTLLRLVAGLEPPTSGRLVSDGVPIDRPDPSRVVVFQDPTLFPWRTVFDNVALGLEAQGLIRSQRHRVDEALRLVGLAAFAKAYPHQLSGGMAQRVALARALVNEPSLLILDEPLGKLDSLTRLAMQSEIVALWQRAGFTALLVTHDVEEALFMATRVVVLSDRPARIKAEITVDRPYPRHRGDPHLAKLRHEVLGLLGLDATW
- the cmpB_4 gene encoding Bicarbonate transport system permease protein CmpB; translation: MTAINTAAIDAAAGRPARAGAPPRLWATGLAASTVWLALAGLTYGLPDTGDWSRTTLVAGAFALMGLGLAAAVLATAATGRTAARLAHLGPWLVVFPLFLATWELLAAKSEVLPQPFFPPPQALVEVFTDDYAKLGLSLVHSLRLHATGYVLGALAGFVLGVSIGWSQRIGYWVHPVLRFVGPLPATAWLPIAFFAFPSSWSASVFLVALATAFPTTILTWSGVAAVPSAYYDVARTLGAGRRFLIFKVAIPAAMPHVFVGLFMGLGASFAVLVVAEMLGVKAGLGWYLQWAQGWAAYANMYAALLVMTLVCSTLITLLFRLRDRLLGWQKGIVKW
- the ydbM gene encoding Putative acyl-CoA dehydrogenase YdbM; this translates as MARAIARDFARTAAAHDAAASFPVANIEALRRAGLAGLVTARAHGGGEAGLAEAVAVVAAIAEGEPSTALVLAQQYHFHAQLRQNPRWPEAMRARVARSAVTDGAFANNLRVEPALGTPMRGGLPATIARRVAGGWSISGHKIFSTGVPILAWNAVWAKTDEAEPRVGTFLVPRGTPGLSIVETWDHLGMRASGSHDVVLEDVVIPADHAVDIRRPVEWGVPDAAAAAWPVLLFAAVYDGVARAARNWLIGFLKNRTPANLGAPLSSLPRMQEAVGEIDALLFANTMLLRLAEQVDGGAAPTVHESYLAKHVINANAIAAVEKAVALSGNPGLSRSNPLERHLRDVLCARVHSPQSDTILVGAGRAALGLHG
- a CDS encoding OsmC-like protein yields the protein MTDLNDYLAEKRGAVLACKARIDKGELGPQPLAARVSAEGRSGIRRIRIRDFQVVTDSPPDFAGYNLGPSSPELQLGVLGSCLTHSYLIQAALQKVPIESLDVEVSGTIDARASHPDHPHLPVHPHDIAYVVHIVSPASAKAIAELEEAVERFCPILNLLRKPQAISGSVNLVKPRAEKAKPAEDAAAAGRRARAA